From one Bartonella sp. HY038 genomic stretch:
- a CDS encoding tetratricopeptide repeat protein: MVQKTAKQDDPMGEAVLGWLYHTGQGVEANTVLAARYYRRALNQQSTLVEFNFGLVIQYGLAQLDASISPFHRVSAGDLPLVEGAGLYRKAAANGHAKALYQLGILHENGPFFTLNMKKAIKYYKKLLPKI, encoded by the coding sequence ATGGTTCAAAAAACTGCAAAACAAGATGATCCAATGGGGGAGGCGGTTCTTGGTTGGCTTTATCATACAGGCCAAGGGGTGGAAGCAAACACCGTACTTGCTGCCCGCTATTATCGAAGGGCGTTAAACCAACAATCGACATTGGTAGAATTTAATTTTGGCTTGGTCATTCAATATGGTTTAGCACAGTTAGACGCATCTATTTCTCCTTTTCATCGGGTATCGGCAGGTGATTTACCTTTAGTTGAAGGGGCAGGACTTTATCGCAAAGCGGCGGCAAACGGTCATGCTAAGGCGTTGTATCAATTAGGAATACTTCATGAAAATGGTCCATTCTTTACGCTTAACATGAAAAAAGCGATTAAATATTATAAAAAGCTGCTGCCCAAAATATAA
- a CDS encoding tetratricopeptide repeat protein, with protein sequence MIFRILALLFVTSFVHLATISFAPANQQDEIEQMDNVEEPDAAVMQKLAELEEEAKKGDVVAQFALADFYADGMVIKQDFVKAFFWFQKAAEQGNAYAQNRLALLYVTGQGTNQDNQMALHWFLTSANNGFPASKNNLGRMYEEGIGVAQNFKRAAKWYEDAAKAGSPLGQANLAYMYQQGYGVEKNLQLAYMWARIAGQNDPNFVGRAQEIESSLNDL encoded by the coding sequence TTGATCTTTAGAATTTTAGCACTTTTATTTGTAACTAGTTTTGTTCATTTGGCGACGATTTCCTTTGCACCTGCAAATCAACAAGACGAGATTGAACAAATGGATAATGTTGAAGAGCCAGATGCTGCGGTTATGCAAAAACTTGCCGAGTTGGAGGAAGAAGCCAAGAAAGGCGATGTTGTGGCACAATTTGCCCTTGCCGATTTTTATGCAGATGGCATGGTCATTAAGCAAGATTTTGTAAAAGCTTTTTTTTGGTTTCAAAAGGCTGCCGAGCAAGGCAATGCTTATGCACAAAACCGTTTGGCGCTATTATATGTTACAGGACAAGGCACTAACCAAGACAATCAAATGGCTTTGCATTGGTTTTTAACGTCGGCCAATAATGGTTTTCCCGCGAGTAAAAATAATCTTGGCCGCATGTATGAAGAAGGAATTGGTGTTGCACAAAATTTTAAACGCGCAGCAAAATGGTATGAAGATGCCGCCAAAGCGGGTTCGCCGCTCGGACAAGCTAATCTTGCTTATATGTATCAACAAGGTTATGGCGTAGAAAAAAATTTACAATTGGCCTATATGTGGGCACGTATTGCTGGCCAAAATGACCCAAATTTTGTTGGGCGCGCGCAGGAAATAGAAAGTTCTTTAAACGACTTGTAA
- a CDS encoding isoprenylcysteine carboxylmethyltransferase family protein has product MKTIHEMGKYQQKRRYVIGIIIALLIFALLFIRSSWYGHMHEYIEAFGLSFIVFAIIGRLWCTLYIGGRKSAEIVAIGPYSMSRNPLYVFSTIGAIGIGAQTGSLILALVMGLLCYLAFLRVILVEEKFLQGNFGAPYQQYCQKVPRFFPKFSLFQDAMELTVKPDRLYRTFGDGLVFFIAYPVFEFIEYLQDSQILPVLFYMY; this is encoded by the coding sequence ATGAAAACAATCCATGAAATGGGAAAATATCAACAAAAGCGCCGCTATGTTATTGGCATTATCATTGCGCTTTTAATCTTTGCCTTATTATTTATACGCTCTTCATGGTACGGCCATATGCATGAATATATTGAAGCTTTTGGTCTTAGCTTCATTGTTTTTGCAATTATTGGTCGTTTGTGGTGCACACTTTATATTGGAGGTCGCAAAAGTGCTGAAATTGTTGCCATTGGCCCGTACTCAATGAGCCGTAATCCGCTTTATGTCTTTAGTACTATTGGTGCTATCGGCATTGGCGCGCAAACCGGTAGCTTAATATTAGCTTTGGTCATGGGGCTATTATGTTATTTGGCTTTTTTACGGGTTATTCTAGTAGAAGAAAAATTTTTACAAGGTAATTTTGGTGCACCTTATCAACAATATTGCCAAAAAGTACCGCGTTTTTTTCCTAAGTTTTCGCTTTTTCAAGATGCAATGGAATTAACCGTCAAACCAGACCGGCTTTACCGAACTTTTGGTGATGGTCTGGTTTTCTTCATTGCTTACCCCGTGTTTGAATTTATTGAATATTTACAAGATAGCCAAATTTTACCAGTATTATTCTATATGTACTAA
- a CDS encoding MmcQ/YjbR family DNA-binding protein has translation MDRAQVFAYVQKKYQTIEEYPWQKYPEYAVLRHKDNSKWYGIILNVPREKIGLEGAGDIDVLDVKCDPALIEHLSHAPGFIPAYHMNKDHWIGILLDGTLSAEDVSNYIDKSFELTQ, from the coding sequence ATGGATAGAGCTCAGGTTTTTGCATATGTGCAAAAAAAATATCAAACGATTGAGGAATATCCCTGGCAAAAATACCCAGAATATGCGGTTTTACGGCATAAGGATAACAGCAAATGGTATGGCATTATATTAAATGTACCGCGCGAAAAAATCGGTCTTGAAGGCGCAGGAGATATAGATGTTCTCGATGTCAAATGTGATCCTGCATTGATAGAGCACTTGAGCCATGCGCCAGGCTTTATCCCAGCTTATCATATGAATAAAGATCATTGGATTGGCATTTTACTTGATGGTACTTTGTCGGCTGAAGATGTAAGCAATTATATTGATAAAAGCTTTGAGCTTACGCAATAG
- a CDS encoding MBL fold metallo-hydrolase encodes MSMITRIFCGLIAMFFTIFSVFTANASDKGKLDISVYNPGDKGVFAVSSEILTGPSEVMLIDAQFSTADAANLVEQIKATGKPLKTVFISHSDPDYYFGLETIKAAFPDVKILATPQTVALIEASKDGKLAFWKDILAQNAPKTTIVPEALNSDTLNLDGHEIKVIGLDGPAPERAALWIADNKAVVGGVIVMANEHVWMADTQSQEARANWIKILDEIEALKPQMVVPGHFVDNKDGSKPFTIASVQFTRDYLKAFDEEAAKAKDSKELIAAMEKRYPNFEGKTSLEMSAEVIKGERKWPAE; translated from the coding sequence ATGAGCATGATCACCCGAATTTTTTGTGGCTTAATTGCCATGTTTTTTACCATTTTTAGCGTTTTTACCGCAAATGCTAGTGATAAGGGCAAACTTGATATTTCCGTTTATAATCCTGGCGATAAAGGTGTTTTTGCCGTATCGTCAGAAATACTTACTGGCCCAAGCGAAGTTATGCTGATTGATGCCCAGTTTTCGACCGCTGATGCAGCAAATCTGGTCGAGCAGATCAAAGCAACCGGCAAGCCATTAAAAACGGTGTTCATTAGCCATAGCGATCCAGATTATTATTTTGGTTTAGAAACCATCAAAGCGGCTTTTCCTGATGTAAAAATCCTTGCAACACCGCAAACTGTTGCATTGATTGAAGCTAGTAAAGATGGAAAATTGGCTTTTTGGAAAGATATTTTAGCGCAAAACGCACCCAAAACGACTATAGTGCCAGAAGCTTTGAACAGCGACACACTTAACTTGGATGGTCATGAGATTAAAGTGATTGGACTTGATGGTCCAGCACCAGAGCGTGCAGCACTGTGGATTGCCGATAATAAGGCGGTTGTTGGCGGTGTCATTGTTATGGCAAATGAGCATGTTTGGATGGCAGATACTCAAAGCCAAGAAGCAAGAGCTAATTGGATTAAAATTCTTGATGAGATTGAAGCATTAAAACCACAAATGGTAGTTCCGGGGCATTTTGTTGACAATAAGGATGGTAGCAAGCCATTTACCATTGCATCTGTACAATTTACCCGTGATTATTTGAAAGCGTTTGATGAGGAGGCGGCAAAAGCCAAAGATAGCAAGGAGCTTATTGCTGCTATGGAAAAGCGCTATCCTAATTTTGAAGGCAAAACATCATTAGAAATGAGTGCTGAGGTCATTAAAGGCGAACGTAAATGGCCGGCTGAATAG